The DNA segment TTCCTTTGGGCGCTAGACGCCTGGAATGGGGCAGGAAGCTGACGTTGGACGCCCgttttgggccttctattctgatgcaaagtatgaactattatacattactAGAAAGTTCTAGAATTCAGCTTTCTAATGCTATTGAGAATGCTCCATTTAaatttctatagctccagaaaagctctttcgagtgcaaggaggtcagatttggacaacatctgcagtgctttttctacctctgaatcagacttttgctccagctcctcaatttcagccagaaaatacctaaaattgaacaaaaccacacaaactcaaagtagaatccaaaaatgtgaatttaacgcCAAAAgctatgaaaacttaaaaaaaattaaacaaaacatactaaaaactatgtgaaagtgatgccaaaaagcgtataaaatatccgctcatcacaataccaaacttaaacagttacttgttcccaagcaactaaaaacaaagtaggataaaaagaagagtaagaCACAATAGATCTCagagttttcaatgaagctcagtttcagtTAAATGAGcaggacttagtagctttttgcttctgaatagttttgacatcttactatccattgaaacttaGAAGTGCTGGTCTCTTTAgaaacttagaatccagatgatattattgactctcctagtttagttattttgactacaagaaaaacaccaattcaggtacacttgaaaagtgtagccaaaagtgaaaaaaaatgatgccttaggctacggctacgctttttgggctacggctacgctttttggggtgattcctattcggccgttgcctattctcaaaggctacacttttctgcaccaagggcTACGCTTTTGGCGTTTGAGAATAGGCTATgattttcaagtgatgctgttcaggaccaaaggctacgcttttcaacttTCATTCTtccagaataggctacgcttttcaacgcTACTGCATCACTTGTAAAGCGTAGCCCCATTGTATACCatagctactttttataagcgtagccttaggtccctctttttttttggtatactatagctactgtatataagtgtagccataggtctcattttttttttctgtatactatagctactgtatataagtgtagccttaggtctcattttttttgtatactatagctactatacatataagtgtagccttaggtcttTTTTTCTGTGTATATAATTAACTGTAAAAATTCATACAACTCAAACTAAAGTAAGCATAGCCATATCAAAACCATAATATCACTTAGCCAATAAAGgtatcttctaataaaaatCATTAGTCAACCATACATGTAAAGATTCTAAATAGCACTCTATCTTAGCTAATAAACCACAATAATAGTCAGCTTAATCTTCATTGTTACCCTGCATAATTATATAGAAaagtagttaaaaaatattcataatgacattcgtaattataaaaattaaatggaacACGTAGTCATAGTAAACCAAGAAAGCATATACTAAAAAAAGTAACATGGTCACGGCAGAAGAGGTGAATTCAAGGAATTATGTATTATCTTGTTTCATTCAAACCATGAAAATCTACTGgtgtttctttttttcatttcctTTAACACAATCCTGATATGTCCCTAAAGCATTCTTCATGCACTAATTAACCAGACTTTCACACTTAAATTAGATATAGGGACAAATTCATATGTACcaaatgcacaaaatcaaaaataCAACCACCAGAATTACACAAACAAATTTCAGCTATAGCAATACAACTTCAGTATTAATAAAGCCAACAAACATTTTCAGCCATAGCAATTAATGTAAATGCAAGTAAAAACTATGGAACAAGGAATAGATAAGGACATACCACATCTAAGTTCGGAAAATGTATTGATCCATAGCCACTATTCGCATCAATAGGAGATTGTTGGGCGTCTTGTAATAAAGCTTCTAGTTCTTCTGGCCTCATTCCAGGTTCCGATCGCTGCAGTAATAACTTGATCATATTTCGCAACCCATGAATCTCTTCGTCTTGTTTTTGCTGTTTGGCCTATTATTTTTGCTGTTGGGCCTCCATGTGTCCAAGTTTATCCTTCAGACTGGATACTTCCTCTTTGTGCTGATTCTTGATTTCATTAATTTcagcatatttttttaaatcagtcTTTGTCACAGATCTTCCATACAACCTTATCCGACCTGGCTGTTCTTTCCCGAATAAGGCCTCAAATGCTTCCTCTTCTGTTTCACCAGCAACTTGGCGGTGTTGGAAGTCTTCCTGCATAGAAGAAACATTTAAAATTGAGTTAGTTACCGTATCCTAAATTTGAAATGTAATTATGAATGACTTAATGAACTCTTACAACAGCAATTTGTGTTTCCTCATCCACTTTTTTCCTCTTCCGACTTGTTCGGGTAGCAATGAACATCTCAAACCTTTTTGGTTCCtcctttgtttcctttgttGCTCGCTGCAAAATAAGATCATACTTCGATTTCTTCCTTCAATTTATGCaaatataaattctaataaatataaatatactattTATCATAGCCACTCGTACTCTTCCGAAATTGATAGGCCCCATGCGATGTGGAAACTTCACATTTTCCTTGTATTGCTTGTTTCTTTGACTTATTGACTGGAAGTGAATAAAAAGTTAGCATACAGTTACTAAAACATGCAGCATAATAAGTTAGGAAAATCTACTAGCAAGGCTGCATTATTAAGCTAAATCACTGAACAATACCCAAAAGCAAGCATAAAAGATCTATTTATAATACATTGGAGCACCTGACATCTCATCTAGTGTAAAATAAGACAACCCAACCCCTCATCATTCAATCAATTAATTCCAGTGACCTATAAGTCAATCCAGTAAAAGCTAAATTCAGATGTGATTTTCATGAGAAAATCTATtactcaaattaaataaaaaaaataacttggcAGAAAGTGTTATATCACATTGAAGGCTTAAAGAACTGTATCAAATTTAGAACTGTTTCCAGATTGAAGGCTTAAAGAATCAGGGTTGAGTTTGACGATTCGAGTTTAGCTAAGCTCCATGAATTTAGATGAACACTCGAGTTTGACACGAAACTCAAGACTCGAGAGTATATATGTTCATAGATACAGTgaacaaaatttatacataatttCTTAACATATTAAAGTAAGAAAGactcaaattttatatataacttCAGTGGGaagggaaagaaagaaagaaagaggaaaaaatCAATCTCAAACTTGAAAAATGAAGTATGAAACAGACCAGAACCCCACTTCCAAATCAGAAGCATCAGAtgcagaaaaattacaaaagtaaATTCAAGGGAAAAAGCTATTCTGCAATAAGAGATTATGTGTAAGAACTAAAAAGCTAGCTACTCATCAGATCCTTCATCTGCCAAATTGCTCTTTCAATAGTCAAATAGTTTCACATGAAAAGTCGACATATATAGTCTTTTACCTGGATTAGAGGATGACTCCAATAATAGATCAATTTTATGAAACCACTTTCTGGTACTTGTGGGGGTCGATTCTTCACCATATCTTCAATATTATCATAGGGAACGAAGTGCTTTTGCTTAATCTTTCCTTTGAACCGCTTCCAAGCATCTCGAATCGCTTGTATTACCCACTTTTCTCCACTGTCTGGGAGGAGAAACTTGGTATGCATGATTATAGGTAATTGTTATATGCTCTTGTgctgaataaaaaaattgaaattaataattaccaAGTGTCTTACGTTAACATAGTCCCACATGAACTTCTTAGCTTTAGGAGGAATAGCATGCCAACTAGTGTACAAAAGACTAACAAATCTTTTATTTCTACCAATAGTGCCAACAAAACTAGTTAAATTAGAAACACTTTCGTCGGTTGGTCCTACAGGCTGTCCAAGATCAAAAGTGACTTCTTCTCGCTGTTCCATAGTCCTTGCATAAATCTCCTTGCAAGTTGTTTTTCCAcgggttttcttcttctttggctCTCCTAGTTTCATTCATTGGTCAACATCAGATTATGCTTAATTAACTCGAGCTCAACAAGCATATGAAGCAAACAAGtacacaaatataaaaattataaaaattataaatctgaCCTATGTAGTTGATACCATGAAGTGGACAAGTTTTAGCTATTCTAGAAATCGATCAAAGCACACAACTTTTAAGTTCATTCCACATCATGGACTTCACTGAATTTTAAAATACGCATAAAAAGatgattattattgttattacagAGCTGTAGGATAATAGATTATTATTCTGTGTCATAATAGAAGAAAGTATAAAATACTTTCAAGCATGATGGGCAGGTCACTTTCAAGCATGATATATATGATTATAGTAATTACATAACTTACACGTAATGTATCTATTTGTAAAAAGGTATAACTTGCATTGGGGCACTGGCCAATTATGAAATTACATACTCCACATGCATTGGCAGATAGAGATATTCATGTTGCTAATTAAAGCTTCCAGATTTAGAAATTCCACATAATAATTCACCTGAAAAGTAATTAAGATAAGTGCTTTTTGCTTCAAACATGTGTCATATCAGAATCTAAGTAAACTAATGGTAGTAGGGATCAATCATAAAGTGTTTACACAATGCAAGTAGTCGCAGCTTCAAACAACTAGATCTATCAGTCCAGTTTTTCtataagtttttttaaaaaaataaatatttatcatCAATAAAAACAGAGCAAAACAGTaccttcttcatcatcaatttCCTCCATCACATGTTGATAATAGTCTTTATCAAGTGCCATGCTTTCTTCCCCGTCCTCACTTAGTTcagtgcttggtccttcaatttTCACATCTATCCCATTTTCCTTTAAGAATTCGTCAATTGTTGTAGCCTTTACTCCTGGCATCCTCTTACCCTTTGTTGATATTTCTTGCTCCAACATTGCACTTTCATTTTGTGGGGTAGTTTCAGGAGAAGGCAAAGTTGTGTCAACTTGCCCTGTTTGAGTTTCTTCATCTGTGAGTTGAATATTCTGCTGCTGCCCTTTGTTGATTGTGAGTTGAGTAGAACTTGGACAACTCCGCTCTTGGCTTAGACTTGTTGACACATCCTTGTTCATTTTACGAATTGCTTCGAGCTTCCTTGTAAGTTCATCTGCCTCCATGTTTGTAGGCTTAGACTTCTTCAAGCCTTGTGTTGATTTTCCACCTTGCACTCCATTCTTGACTTTCTCAGCAGTAGGCATAGTCAATAGCtcctttctctttttattttctggctGTTGCGGTGGAATGTTTGGCTGTACTTCCAAGGTGGTAGGCGTGGAGTTAGTCCTATGACTAATAGAGTCGAATGTGCTTTGCAGATGACTAAAATCCAACCTCTTTGACGTGGATTTCTTCAGTCCTTTGGTTGCACGCATCTCCAATTGACTTTCAGGTTCATCCACCCTTCGCTCAGCTTTCTCCTTGTCATTAGCAACTGCAGCTTCCATTTCATATTTCTTGCGTTCAGACACAATCCTTTGTCTCTTAGCCTCGAATTGTCTAAGCAAATTCTTACTTGATGTAGCTTTAAGATCAATAAATTCCTTATTCCTACACAAATAAATTAGTTAAGTAGAGTTAATATACCCATCAAAATCAATATGAGAAAAATATAAGAGactgaaaaattaacaaaaaaaataagtattacttacaaataaaaatgtgaAGAAGAAAACTTTAGTATACATATGTACATATTAAGCAATAAATTGCTTAGGATGAtcaatcagaatcagaatctcCAATGAAGTCTGCCTCATATTCTTGGGCAGAAGTCACTTGGGGAACCGTTTCAATAACCGTGGGTCGTAAATCAGTCCTCTCCAGAATAAGTTCACGATCATTAGCTGGTATGGCAGGGCTCGTTATATGCTCGTGTTGTTCACTATAGTGTGTTTGACGGGCCTCAGACTCAGATTCGTTGCTTGTTTTAAATAAGTCTCTTGGGACAGTTTCTATAACATAATGTTTGTTATGTTCATATGGATCTTGCACATAAAAACACTGATGCGCTTGAGATGCTAGTATAAAAGGTTCAACCTGGAAGCATTTCTTATGGAAGTGAAGAAATGTAAGACCATACTTATCTCTCCCAGCATCGTACCACTCACACTGAAATAAGACAACCTTAAAACGCCCAAAATAGTCTAACTCTACTATCTCAAACAACCTGCCATAATAAGCTACATTGTCTTGGATTGGACTTTGATCTTTAGCACTTGCAAAGTTTGAAGTTAAAGCAGTTAATGTGAAACCactgttttgtgtttttctccttGCCTCACGTTCCACCGTGTGAAACCTGTATCCATTAATTACATATCCAGAAAATCTTCTTGCAACAGAGCTTGGACCTCGAGATAATTCTTTTAGCCAGAAAGGCACATTTGGATCCCTCGCACGAGTTTCAAACCACTGCGCGAACGTTTTGTTGTGAACTTTTGATTTTCTCCATTTTGTTCCCCGTTGATTGTTAACctcttcctcatgctctctatAATTAGTAATAGTTAGGTTTGATCTAAAAAATATGGGTGAACTTgatcagaataaaaaaaattttaattaagttaCCTAACATAATCTGTCACTTCTTCACAATTGTGTAATACATACACATGGGCTTGAGCAATTGATCTGTCATCTAGATTAATTGGTTCTCCATTTCCCACGCCTAATGAATGACCTTTGTTAGAAAACAACTTTGATGGCACAACTTCGTCTTCATTAGGATCATCATCATTTCGAGGCCGCTTATTAAGTCTTGTTTGCACACCTCCATGCAAGTATCTTGAGCAGAAAGTTAAGCACTCCTCAGCCAGATATGCCTCTGCAATAGAACCTTCGGGCCGACTTCTGTTGCGAACATATGACTTTAATGTACACATGTATCTTTCTGGAGGATACATCCAACAAAACTGCACCAGACCTCCCAATCTCACCTCATTTGCTAAATGAATGGGAAGATGAACCATTATGTCAAAAAAACTAAGGGGAAAGATCCTCTCAAGCTGGCATAATGTTTCCACAATCTCTAACTCCAGTAAATCTATCTCTTCCAGTGTGATGAACTTTTTGCACAAGCGACGAAAAAAGGAACTTAGTCGAATCAACGGAATGGCCACATGATCAGGAAGGATGCTTTTAATCGGTATTGGTAGTAAATAGTGAAGCATAAAGTGAGCATCGTGGGTCTTATACCCATAAACTTTTCTTTCTCCTAGATGTACACAGCCTGATATATTCAAAGTACTGCCATCAGGTAGCTTTGTTGTCTTCAAAACACCACAAAAAACTGACTTCTCTGCAGCAGTCATAGAAAAGCATGCCTTTGCCAACTTTGTTCTCTTGCCATTATTCACCTCCTTTGGTTGAAGATTTTTCCAGATACCTATCTAGCATTCAAATGGTCCTTTGTCTTGCCTGGGATATCCAAGAGAGTTCCAATTACACTGTCAAGTATATTCTTCTCTATGTGCATGACATCTAAGTTGTGACGCAGTGGGTTCTTGTGTCAGTAAGGCAATTCAAAgaaaattgatctttttttcCAATTCCATGGGAAACTACTTGATGTACTTTGCTTCTTTCCAAAGACATTCTCAGCATTTTGTAGCATCTCAAAAATTTCGGGTCCTTCTATAACAGGTGGAGGGGGTCTTAATTCCAGCTTCCCATTAAAAGACCTTGTATTGGTTCTCCATGGATGATCCATGGGTAAAAAGACACGATGGTCCATATAAACTGTCTTCCGACTGTGTTTTAGTTGTAAGCTACTGGTATTTTTGTTGCAACAAGGGCAAGCCAACTTTCCCTTTGTACTCCACCAGACAACATAGCATAAGCAGGAAAATCGTTGATTGTCCACAAAAGAGCTGCCCGCATGTGAAAGGTCTCATTCTTTGACGCATCATAGGTTTCGACCCCTTTTTCCCACAACAACTTCAAGTCTTCTATCAATGGTTGTTGATACACATCAATGTCTTTACCAAGTGATTGTGGCCCAGGAATAAGCAAAGATAACATAAATTATTCGGGTTTCATGCACATCCACGGAGGCAAGTTGTATACCATCAGCATCACGGGCCACGTGCTCCATGAAATGTTCATGCTACGAAATGGGTTGAACCCATCACTTGACAAGCCTAGTCTAATATTGCGAGATTCTTTTGCAAATTCTTCATCCATTTCATCAAGGTTCTTCCATGCCAAGCCATCAGCAGGATGCTTTAACGTCCCATCTTTTACGCGCTCCTCATCATGCCACCTCAGACTAGCTGCCGTTTTTGAGCACATAAATAATCTCTGAAGTCTTGGAATTATAGGAAAGTATCTCAGAGTCTTTGCAGGAATAAGACGACCTTTCTTGTCAGGTTGGTTCTCGCTATTATCACTGGAATTTTCAGTATATCGAGAAGTTCCACACACACGACATTATTTTTcatcctttatttcttttctataCAGGAGGTAATCATTAGGACAAGCATCAATTTTGTTATAATCCAGCCCTAAATCTCTTATCATAGACTTTGTCTTATGGAAAGATGAAGGTATGTTAATGTCAGGCATTGCCTCTTTCAATAGCTCAAGAAGTGAAGTGAAGGAGGCATTGCTCCAACCGTGCAAACACTTTAACAAGTACAGACGGATGGTAAAAGATAATGTAGAAAACTTCTTGCAACCTGGGTATAACTCTTGACTTGCCCCATCTATTAAATTGTAAAACTTTTTAGCCCCTTCATTTTGACCTACAGTAACACCCTCAGCATGAGATACATCTCCAAATGCATCATTAAGCAGTCCTTCGATGTCATCGCGTGCACCTTCTTCATCATCTGTGTCATCGTCAACCGCCATCGGGATTGCCCATTCACCATGATTAATCCATGTTCTATATCCCTTAAGAAATCCGTCGGCTACTAAATGGTCAAATACCACATCTCTTCTATACCAATTAATGTTACAACACCTCTTACAAGGACATTGAATTTGTCATCCGTCCGGTTCTCCCTCAGAGTATGCAAAGTCTAAAAAACTAATAACACCATTGATATACTCTTCGCTATACCTCGGTAGATCCATCCAATCCTTTGGCATATCACAAAACCTAAtcgataattattaaattttttaggcGGAAAATTTATAAGGGGTCGCAAAGTGAAGATTAGAAGAATAGAGGAGGCAGTGTATTATTCGCTACAAAGGGAATGGGCAATGAAAAGGACATTCAAAGACTTGTAACTAGGTTGGGAAATAGTTCCTAGTCTTAGAAGTAATTCTCTAGAAACCCATTGAAgtaaaacaaataaagagaaacaTAGAATTTATAGTACAAATATAATAAGTTAAATTGCAACTTCAAAACTaacaaatcaaaaaaattaaagtatgtgatgagcggataattta comes from the Arachis duranensis cultivar V14167 chromosome 7, aradu.V14167.gnm2.J7QH, whole genome shotgun sequence genome and includes:
- the LOC127740634 gene encoding uncharacterized protein LOC127740634 isoform X2, whose protein sequence is MARNKEFIDLKATSSKNLLRQFEAKRQRIVSERKKYEMEAAVANDKEKAERRVDEPESQLEMRATKGLKKSTSKRLDFSHLQSTFDSISHRTNSTPTTLEVQPNIPPQQPENKKRKELLTMPTAEKVKNGVQGGKSTQGLKKSKPTNMEADELTRKLEAIRKMNKDVSTSLSQERSCPSSTQLTINKGQQQNIQLTDEETQTGQVDTTLPSPETTPQNESAMLEQEISTKGKRMPGVKATTIDEFLKENGIDVKIEGPSTELSEDGEESMALDKDYYQHVMEEIDDEEGELLCGISKSGSFN
- the LOC127740634 gene encoding uncharacterized protein LOC127740634 isoform X1 — its product is MARNKEFIDLKATSSKNLLRQFEAKRQRIVSERKKYEMEAAVANDKEKAERRVDEPESQLEMRATKGLKKSTSKRLDFSHLQSTFDSISHRTNSTPTTLEVQPNIPPQQPENKKRKELLTMPTAEKVKNGVQGGKSTQGLKKSKPTNMEADELTRKLEAIRKMNKDVSTSLSQERSCPSSTQLTINKGQQQNIQLTDEETQTGQVDTTLPSPETTPQNESAMLEQEISTKGKRMPGVKATTIDEFLKENGIDVKIEGPSTELSEDGEESMALDKDYYQHVMEEIDDEEGEPKKKKTRGKTTCKEIYARTMEQREEVTFDLGQPVGPTDESVSNLTSFVGTIGRNKRFVSLLYTSWHAIPPKAKKFMWDYVNVRHLVIINFNFFIQHKSI